In the Colletotrichum higginsianum IMI 349063 chromosome 7 map unlocalized unitig_7, whole genome shotgun sequence genome, one interval contains:
- a CDS encoding ADP,ATP carrier protein, translating into MSPPTDQKVLGMPPFVADFLMGGVSAAVSKTAAAPIERIKLLIQNQDEMLKQGRLDRKYDGIADCFRRTAADEGVMSLWRGNTANVIRYFPTQALNFAFRDKFKKMFGFKKERDGYAWWMAGNLASGGAAGATSLLFVYSLDYARTRLANDAKSAKKGGERQFNGLVDVYRKTLASDGIAGLYRGFMPSVAGIVVYRGLYFGLYDSIKPVVLTGNLANNFLASFALGWCVTTAAGIASYPLDTIRRRMMMTSGEAVKYKSSFDAGKQIIAKEGVKSLFKGAGANILRGVAGAGVLSIYDQLQVLLFGKAFKGGSG; encoded by the exons ATGTCTCCTCCTACCGACCAGAAGGTTCTGGGCATGCCG CCCTTCGTGGCTGACTTCCTCA TGGGAGGTGTCTCTGCCGCTGTCTCCaagactgctgctgcccccaTCGAGCGTATCAAGCTCCTCATCCAGAACCAG GATGAGATGCTTAAGCAGGGTCGTCTCGACCGCAAGtacgacggcatcgccgacTGCTTCCGTCgtaccgccgccgacgagggtgTCATGTCTCTGTGGCGTGGCAACACTGCCAACGTCATCCGTTACTTCCCCACCCAGGCCTTGAACTTCGCTTTCCGTGACAAGTTCAAGAAGATGTTCGGCTTCAAGAAGGAGCGCGACGGCTACGCGTGGTGGATGGCTGGTAACCTGGCCTCCGGTGGT GCTGCTGGTGCCActtccctcctcttcgtctaCTCCCTCGACTACGCCCGTACCCGTCTGGCCAACGACGCCAAGTCTGCCAAGAAGGGTGGTGAGCGCCAGTTCAACGGCCTCGTTGACGTCTACCGCAAGACCCTCGCCTCTGACGGTATTGCCGGTCTCTACCGTGGTTTCATGCCCTCCGTCGCTGGTATCGTCGTCTACCGTGGTCTCTACTTCGGTCTCTACGACTCCATCAAGCCCGTCGTCCTCACCGGTAACCTCGCCAACAACTTCCTTGCCTCTTTCGCTCTCGGATGGTGcgtcaccaccgccgctgGTATCGCCTCTTACCCCCTTGACACCATCCGTCGTCGCATGATGATGACCTCTGGTGAGGCCGTCAAGTACAAGAGCTCTTTCGACGCCGGCAAGCAGATCATCGCCAAGGAGGGTGTCAAGTCTCTCTTCAAGGGTGCTGGTGCCAACATCCTCCGTGGTGTTGCCGGTGCTGGTGTCCTGTCCATCTACGACCAGCTCCAGGTCCTGCTCTTCGGCAAGGCCTTCAAGGGTGGCTCCGGCTAA